The following coding sequences are from one Peromyscus eremicus chromosome X, PerEre_H2_v1, whole genome shotgun sequence window:
- the Rab33a gene encoding ras-related protein Rab-33A, translating to MAQPILGHGSLQPASAAGLTSLELDSSMDQYVQIRIFKIIVIGDSNVGKTCLTFRFCGGTFPDKTEATIGVDFREKTVEIEGEKIKVQVWDTAGQERFRKSMVEHYYRNVHAVVFVYDVTKMTSFNNLKMWIQECNGHAVPALVPKVLVGNKCDLREQIQVPSNLALKFADAHNMLLFETSAKDPKESQNVESIFMCLACRLKAQKSLLYRDAERQQGKVQKLEFPQEANSKASCPC from the exons ATGGCGCAGCCCATCTTGGGCCATGGGAGCTTACAGCCCGCTTCAGCTGCTGGTTTGACATCCCTAGAGCTTGACTCATCGATGGACCAGTATGTGCAGATTCGTATCTTCAAAATCATCGTGATTGGGGACTCCAACGTGGGCAAGACTTGCCTGACCTTCCGCTTCTGCGGGGGTACTTTCCCAGACAAGACTGAGGCCACTATCGGTGTGGACTTCAGGGAGAAGACCGTGGAAATCGAGGGCGAGAAGATCAAG GTTCAGGTGTGGGACACAGCAGGCCAGGAACGCTTCCGTAAAAGCATGGTCGAGCACTACTACCGCAATGTGCATGCTGTGGTCTTTGTCTATGACGTCACCAAGATGACCTCCTTTAACAACTTAAAAATGTGGATCCAAGAATGCAATGGGCATGCTGTGCCCGCACTAGTCCCAAAGGTGCTTGTGGGTAACAAGTGTGACTTGAGGGAACAGATCCAGGTACCCTCCAACTTAGCCCTGAAATTTGCTGATGCCCACAACATGCTCTTGTTTGAGACATCAGCCAAGGACCCCAAAGAAAGCCAGAACGTGGAGTCAATTTTCATGTGCCTGGCTTGCCGGCTGAAGGCCCAGAAATCCCTGTTGTATCGTGATGCTGAGAGGCAGCAAGGCAAGGTGCAGAAACTGGAGTTCCCACAGGAAGCTAACAGTAAAGCTTCCTGTCCTTGTTGA